One stretch of Schlesneria sp. DSM 10557 DNA includes these proteins:
- the glgA gene encoding glycogen synthase GlgA: protein MRIVLASSEAVPFSKTGGLGDVATALPKALAQVGHDVSLFTPFYQQIIAKRGSSVPVIEPTGLTFRVTVGSKHVEGQILKSSLPGSRATVYLIEQPHYFNRPGLYVEQEQDYRDNSERFIFFSRAVMEATRLLNLKPDIIHANDWQTGLIPALFKIEFQGSPGFERTASIFTIHNMAFQGQFWHWDMLLTGLDWKYFNWRQMECYGHLNLLKSGIAFADLVTTVSPTYSREIQTPEFGCGLNAALSSRHDDLFGILNGVDTEVWNPATDPHIAQNYTAATVAEGKAACKAELQRRLGLPVRPDVMLLGSISRMTHQKGFQLVEQCSTILMDQDIQFVFLGSGEPRFEQLLTKLAESHPGKVATHIGYDETLSHQIEAGADAFLMPSEFEPCGLNQMYSLLYGTVPIVRAVGGLADSVVDASDENLANRTANGFAFREFRSDVLFWNICRARALFADKQKWSSLQQTGMKQDWSWTHSANEYQRVYELALEKRRNPRPTSDSTTRSVVGG, encoded by the coding sequence ATGCGGATCGTACTCGCCAGTTCCGAGGCAGTCCCTTTTTCCAAAACGGGGGGCCTGGGGGACGTTGCAACGGCCTTACCCAAGGCGTTGGCTCAGGTGGGTCACGATGTTTCATTGTTTACTCCTTTCTACCAGCAGATCATCGCCAAACGAGGATCCAGCGTTCCGGTGATCGAACCTACCGGCTTGACATTCCGCGTTACCGTGGGATCAAAACACGTCGAAGGCCAGATCCTGAAGTCCTCTCTGCCGGGCTCGCGAGCAACGGTCTACCTGATTGAACAGCCACACTACTTCAACCGCCCTGGACTCTATGTCGAGCAGGAGCAGGACTACCGGGACAACAGCGAACGGTTCATCTTCTTCAGCCGGGCCGTCATGGAAGCGACCCGCCTCCTCAACCTGAAGCCCGACATCATTCACGCCAACGACTGGCAGACGGGGTTGATCCCCGCCCTCTTCAAGATTGAATTCCAGGGTTCTCCGGGCTTCGAACGGACGGCCTCGATCTTCACGATCCACAACATGGCCTTTCAAGGTCAGTTCTGGCACTGGGACATGCTGCTGACCGGGCTCGACTGGAAGTACTTCAACTGGCGTCAAATGGAGTGCTACGGCCATCTGAACCTGCTGAAGTCGGGGATCGCCTTCGCGGACCTCGTCACCACGGTGAGCCCGACTTACTCTCGCGAGATCCAGACGCCCGAGTTCGGCTGCGGACTCAATGCCGCTCTTTCCTCCCGGCATGACGACCTGTTCGGCATCCTCAACGGCGTCGATACCGAAGTCTGGAACCCCGCCACCGACCCGCACATCGCCCAGAACTACACCGCGGCCACGGTGGCAGAAGGAAAAGCGGCCTGTAAGGCCGAACTGCAGCGCCGCCTCGGTTTGCCCGTTCGCCCGGACGTCATGCTGCTGGGCAGCATCTCGCGGATGACGCACCAGAAGGGCTTCCAGCTGGTCGAGCAATGCTCCACCATATTGATGGATCAGGACATTCAATTCGTTTTCCTTGGTTCAGGCGAACCTCGTTTTGAGCAACTGCTGACGAAACTTGCCGAAAGCCACCCGGGGAAAGTGGCCACCCACATCGGCTACGACGAAACCCTGTCGCATCAGATTGAAGCCGGAGCCGACGCGTTCCTCATGCCGAGCGAGTTCGAGCCGTGCGGACTCAACCAGATGTATAGCCTGCTCTATGGAACGGTCCCCATCGTCCGTGCTGTGGGGGGCCTTGCCGATTCCGTCGTCGACGCCTCTGACGAGAACCTCGCCAATCGAACCGCTAACGGCTTTGCCTTCCGTGAGTTCCGCAGCGACGTCCTGTTCTGGAACATCTGCCGGGCACGGGCCCTGTTTGCAGACAAGCAGAAGTGGTCCTCCCTCCAGCAGACGGGTATGAAACAGGACTGGTCCTGGACGCATAGCGCCAACGAGTATCAGCGAGTCTACGAACTTGCCCTCGAAAAGCGTCGGAATCCCCGCCCTACCAGTGACTCGACCACCCGAAGTGTCGTGGGAGGCTGA